A single window of Arcobacter venerupis DNA harbors:
- a CDS encoding acetate--CoA ligase family protein → MKNNILTNEDTVNSISSLLNPKSVVILGASEKMGSSARNIINNLLRNGYKGEIHLLGRNEGDIDGIKILTDINLLPKGIDLGILAIPANSVYDALVDLKKIDVKTATCLSSGFGELGEEGLALEKKIGAFAYENNIRMIGPNCIGYFNYIDDFHLAIIDMPKQVPFDKSGSKGVAIVTQSGGIGMFIGQSLGTRGVPTTYSVTIGNQADIKLSDVLDFFIEDEYTSAIAIYAEEIKNPKKLLEVVKKANEKNKNIILMHSGRSEASRSITQSHTGSLTADYDLMKIKLVNAGVAIVDSLEELITLSELLLRFPEPVLGEIGLLTHSGAVCAIASDHFEDHGLVMANLSSDVQEKLKEILPTYLPARNPLDLGIETSKDPSLVGNGLKLLSSEPKIGSTIAILPIDQSLDIKLKYLEGFIENTKKNPQKPSIYVALNESGKFEEEFEKLARENGVVFGKSLSSAIRTLSNLNKLCINRNKQRREIVKKPLEVLKTLPSGNVVEYKGKEILKELGICIPNGRLAKNAEEAITIANEISYPVVVKAQAAKLAHKTDSGGVLLNIKNDRQLKTTFTKMSKDMATLGVEVDGLLIESMETPALEIVIGARRDKQWGTVVLVGVGGIWIETLKDYCLITPDLGIDAIIESIYSLKSTALLKGVRGSKAVDVNAIAQVVMKISDLIVSNDRISEIEINPLIARYDGVLALDALIVLD, encoded by the coding sequence TTGAAAAATAATATATTAACAAATGAAGATACAGTGAATTCTATATCTTCATTATTGAATCCTAAATCAGTAGTGATATTAGGAGCATCTGAAAAAATGGGTTCTTCAGCTAGAAATATAATTAATAATTTATTACGAAATGGCTATAAAGGTGAAATTCACCTTTTAGGTCGTAATGAAGGTGATATTGATGGAATAAAAATTCTAACTGATATTAATTTACTTCCTAAAGGTATTGATTTAGGAATATTAGCAATACCTGCAAATAGTGTTTATGACGCATTAGTTGATTTGAAAAAAATTGATGTGAAAACTGCTACTTGTTTATCTTCTGGATTTGGAGAATTGGGTGAAGAAGGTCTTGCCTTAGAAAAAAAAATAGGTGCATTTGCCTATGAAAATAATATAAGAATGATTGGTCCAAATTGTATTGGATATTTTAATTATATTGATGATTTTCATTTAGCTATTATTGATATGCCAAAACAAGTGCCTTTCGATAAATCAGGTTCAAAAGGAGTTGCAATTGTAACTCAAAGTGGTGGAATTGGTATGTTTATTGGTCAATCATTGGGAACAAGAGGTGTACCAACAACATATTCAGTAACAATTGGAAATCAAGCAGATATAAAATTGTCAGATGTATTAGATTTTTTTATTGAAGATGAATATACAAGTGCAATTGCTATTTATGCAGAAGAGATTAAAAATCCAAAAAAATTGCTTGAAGTAGTTAAAAAAGCAAATGAAAAAAATAAAAATATCATTCTAATGCATTCAGGACGAAGTGAAGCTTCACGAAGTATTACTCAATCTCATACTGGATCACTTACAGCTGATTATGATTTAATGAAAATTAAACTTGTAAACGCAGGTGTTGCGATAGTGGATAGTTTAGAAGAATTAATCACTTTAAGTGAACTCTTATTAAGATTTCCAGAACCAGTTTTAGGTGAGATTGGATTACTTACTCACTCAGGTGCTGTATGTGCAATTGCTTCTGATCATTTTGAAGACCATGGATTAGTTATGGCTAATCTTTCATCAGATGTTCAAGAGAAATTAAAAGAGATTTTACCTACATATTTACCAGCAAGAAATCCTCTTGATTTAGGTATTGAAACAAGTAAAGATCCATCATTAGTGGGAAATGGATTAAAATTATTATCAAGTGAACCAAAAATTGGAAGTACAATAGCTATATTACCAATTGACCAAAGTTTAGATATTAAATTAAAATATTTGGAAGGATTTATTGAAAATACTAAGAAAAATCCACAAAAACCTTCTATTTATGTTGCGTTAAATGAATCTGGTAAATTTGAAGAAGAGTTTGAAAAACTTGCTAGAGAAAATGGTGTTGTTTTTGGTAAATCTTTAAGCAGTGCTATTAGAACATTATCAAATTTGAATAAATTATGTATAAACAGAAATAAACAAAGAAGAGAAATTGTTAAAAAGCCTCTTGAAGTATTAAAAACATTACCAAGTGGAAATGTTGTTGAGTATAAAGGTAAAGAGATTCTTAAAGAACTTGGTATTTGCATTCCTAATGGAAGATTGGCTAAAAATGCAGAAGAAGCAATTACAATTGCAAATGAAATATCTTATCCAGTAGTTGTAAAAGCACAAGCTGCAAAATTAGCTCATAAAACAGATTCAGGTGGAGTTTTATTAAATATTAAAAATGATAGACAGTTAAAAACTACTTTTACTAAAATGTCTAAAGACATGGCAACACTTGGTGTTGAAGTAGATGGACTTTTAATTGAATCAATGGAAACACCAGCTCTTGAAATAGTAATTGGTGCAAGAAGAGATAAACAATGGGGCACTGTTGTCTTAGTAGGTGTGGGTGGTATTTGGATTGAAACATTAAAGGATTATTGTTTAATCACTCCTGATTTAGGTATTGATGCAATTATTGAATCAATATATTCATTAAAATCTACAGCTTTATTAAAAGGTGTTAGAGGTAGCAAAGCAGTTGATGTAAATGCAATTGCACAAGTTGTTATGAAAATAAGTGATTTAATTGTTTCAAATGACAGAATATCTGAAATTGAAATTAATCCTCTTATTGCAAGATATGATGGTGTATTAGCTTTAGATGCACTAATAGTATTAGATTAA
- a CDS encoding aldehyde dehydrogenase family protein: MKEYKLFINGEYVSSSTNTLIDDISPSTGKAFAKIHMASAEDIEAAIDAANKAYKLWSKTAPKEREAILNKAADIFERRSDEIREILATESGSAFGKAMFEMGLVADIIRTAAGEAIRVSGQTHATNHPGMLSYSIRRPLGVVAGISPFNVPMGLASKKFAFAMAAGNTFVLKPSSSTAICGLIFGEIFKEAGLPDGVFNVIPCSSSVLGETFQKDRRVKMITFTGSTEVGRKIAGSAAQNLTKCTVELGGKSPLIILNDADVDFAVDTAAFGVFIHQGQICMAGSKIIVEAGLYDEFCEKFTQKVKNLKVGDPLEPTTIIGPLIEEAQCAFIDGLVEDAISKGAKVLTGYSHEGCFYQPTLLSGVTDNMRIFQEEVFGPVATVLKAENIDHAILMANDTVYGLSSAVVTKDLANAMKLSEEIEAGMVHINGPTIMDEAHIPFGGTKDSGMGREGGHFSIEEMTELKWVTVEASGNRHYPF; the protein is encoded by the coding sequence ATGAAAGAATATAAATTATTTATAAATGGTGAATATGTATCTTCATCAACAAATACACTTATTGATGATATTTCTCCATCAACAGGTAAAGCATTTGCCAAAATTCATATGGCAAGTGCTGAAGATATTGAAGCGGCTATTGATGCTGCAAATAAAGCATACAAATTATGGTCAAAAACAGCGCCAAAAGAAAGAGAAGCTATTTTAAATAAAGCAGCTGATATTTTTGAAAGAAGAAGTGATGAAATTAGAGAAATTTTAGCCACAGAATCTGGTTCTGCTTTTGGTAAAGCAATGTTTGAAATGGGATTAGTTGCTGATATTATAAGAACAGCAGCAGGAGAAGCGATTAGAGTTTCTGGTCAAACTCATGCAACAAATCATCCAGGAATGTTATCTTATAGTATAAGAAGACCTTTAGGTGTTGTTGCTGGGATTTCACCTTTTAATGTACCAATGGGATTAGCTTCTAAAAAGTTTGCTTTTGCTATGGCTGCTGGAAATACTTTTGTATTAAAACCTTCTAGTAGCACAGCTATTTGTGGACTTATTTTTGGAGAAATTTTCAAAGAAGCTGGGCTTCCTGATGGAGTATTTAATGTTATTCCTTGTTCAAGTTCAGTTTTAGGTGAAACATTCCAAAAAGATAGAAGAGTAAAAATGATTACTTTTACAGGTTCAACTGAAGTTGGTAGAAAAATTGCAGGATCAGCTGCACAAAATCTTACTAAATGTACAGTAGAATTAGGTGGGAAAAGTCCTTTAATTATTTTAAATGATGCAGATGTTGATTTTGCAGTTGATACAGCAGCTTTTGGTGTATTTATTCACCAAGGTCAAATTTGTATGGCTGGTTCAAAAATTATTGTTGAAGCAGGACTTTATGATGAGTTTTGTGAAAAATTCACTCAAAAAGTAAAAAATTTAAAAGTTGGAGATCCACTAGAACCAACAACTATAATTGGACCACTAATAGAAGAAGCTCAATGTGCTTTTATTGATGGATTAGTTGAAGATGCAATTAGTAAAGGTGCGAAAGTATTAACTGGATATTCACATGAAGGTTGTTTCTATCAACCAACTCTTTTATCAGGGGTTACTGATAATATGAGAATATTCCAAGAAGAAGTTTTTGGACCAGTTGCGACAGTTTTAAAAGCTGAAAATATTGACCATGCAATTCTTATGGCAAATGATACAGTTTATGGATTAAGTTCAGCAGTTGTTACAAAAGATTTAGCAAATGCAATGAAATTATCTGAAGAAATTGAAGCTGGAATGGTACATATTAATGGGCCTACAATTATGGATGAAGCTCATATCCCATTTGGTGGAACAAAAGATAGTGGTATGGGTAGAGAAGGTGGACATTTTTCAATTGAAGAGATGACAGAATTAAAATGGGTTACTGTAGAAGCATCTGGAAATAGACATTATCCGTTTTAA